The Streptomyces sp. NBC_00236 DNA window TCCGCGATGACCGGCCTGCCCGTCATCGACCTGGCCTGCAACGGCCGCGCCCACCCGTCCAGCGTGATGGGCGCGATGGGCCTGCACCAGGAGGAGGGTTACCTCTCCTCCCAGGGCTACGCGGGCGGCAAGCCGTACGCGTACGTCGAGGGCTCGGTCTCCGGCGGCCTGGAGGCCACGTCGAACGTGGTCCGGCGCGCCTCCGTCGAGGCGGGCGGCTGGGTGGGCGTGGCCCGCAACCCCGTCGAGGTCGGCTACGCGGTGCGCAACGGTGCGCCGGGGGCGATCGGTTTCGCCATCGAACTGGGCCGCCGCTTCCTGGCGGGCGGCGTGCTCGGCGCCGCCCAGCATCTCGGCGGTGAGATCGCCGTGACCGGCACGGTGCGCGAGTACCGCTGCGAGCAGCGGGAGGGCCTGGACGTCGGCGTCGCGGTCCTGGACGACGCGGCACGCACCACCCTGCACATCGTCAACGAGTACATGGCGCTCGATGTCGCCGGTGCCCGCCGGGCGTCGTTCCCCGATCTGATCACGACGTTCGACGAGGCCGGGCAGCCGCTCGCCTCGGCGGACATCGAGGTCGGCAAGCAGGTCAGCGTCCTGGTCGCCCCGGCCGAGAACCTCCTGCTCTCCCGGACGATGTACATGCCCGAGGTGTACGCGCCGGTCGAGGAACTGCTCGGCATCGAGTTCGCGCCCGCCGCGAGGGTCCTCGCCGACGCCTGAGCAGGTCGAGGGCGAGGAGTTCGGGTATCGCGAGGAAGGGCCGTTCCCGTGCGGCGGTACCTTCCCCTCCATGGACACTCTGCGAGAAGACGCGCACTGCGGCATCTGCGGTCAGCCGATGAGCGGCCATGACGCTCATCAGCGGCACGATGACGGCCGACCCGCCCGGAAAGGGAAACGTGTCACCTACGTCGTCGTAGAACTGCGCGGAGCCACCGCCCACTTCCAGGCATGGGAGGACCCCACCCGGACGTTCAGGACCGGCGCCGCCGACTTGGCAGGGCAACTGGGCATCGACCTTTCCGGCCTCCTGGACTGCCGGTACACGTGCTGGGTGGAGCCAACCGAATACGGCGTCGTCCGAAGCGAATTCGCCCTCGCCTGAGAGGTGGCCGACGCCCGGCCGGGACCTTTCGGCCGGGCGTTTCGAACAGCATCTCCCCCGCTCGCCGGACAGCCGACTGTCAGCAGCCGACCGGCGAGGAGCCGACGACCACGTCGTCGAACCACAGGGTGTCGTCGCCGGTCCCGTAACTCTCCCAGCCCAGCCGCAGCGCGGTGGGCCTCGGTGGAGTGGTCCGGGACAGCCACTGCTGGTCGACGTCCTGCGTCGGTACGCCGTCCGCATGCAGCCCCGGCACCTGCTCCTCGTTGAGCCAGGTGTCGAGTTTCGGCGCCGTGGTGTCGACCGCGAATCGCACGCACTGCCAGCTGTCCGTCGGCAGGGGCCTGCTCAGCCCCACCCCGACCGGGCTCTGTGCGGGGAGCGTGGCGTCGTCGCTTTCCCGGTTCCACTGCAGGGCGCCGTTCTGACCGCCGATCCGCAACGCCTTGCCGGCCTGGGAGCTGTCCGGCATCGACACGAAGGTGACGTGCGCGGCCGGGAGCGCGGTGGTGTGCCGCACCCACATGCGGATGTGCAGCACCGGACCCACCGATGACAGGTCCGCCGCGGCAGCCACGAAGGCGTGGTTGCAGTAGCCGGCCCGCCCGTCCAAGCGCAGCGATCTCGTGCCGCTGTGCGCGACCTCCGTGTCGACGGCGGCCGTGCCCGTGCCCTGGCAGTCGGGGGCGGTGAACCGCCAGTTCCCGGCGGGGGCAGGACCGGCCTGGTCCTCGAAGTCCTCGCAGACGGCGGCATCACTGCACTCCGCCGAAGGCGGTGTGGTGGGGGGCGGCGTCGTGGGAGGTGGCGTGGTCGGTGGCGTGGTGCCGTCGCCGCCGCAGGACACGCCGTTCAGGGTGAAGTCGTCGGGGGCCGAGTCGGCCGACTGCCACGTCCCCTGCAGCCCGAAGTCGACAGTTCCGCCGTCGGTCAGCGCTCCGTTCCAGTCCGCGTTGACCGCGGTCACGGCGTGGCCGGTCTGCGTGACGGTCGCGTTCCACGCGGAGGTGACCTGCCGGTCACCGTCGTACGTCCAGGTCAGCCGCCATCCGGTGAGCGCGGAACCCGTGTGGGTGATGCGCACCTGGGCGGAATAGCCGCCGGTCCACTCGTTGACGGTGTAGTCGACCCGGCATCCGGTTGCCTGGGCCGAGCCACTGGCGGGCACCACGACGAGGACGGAGAACACGAGCGCGAGAGCGGCCACGACCGCCGTCCAGGGTCTGCGCAGTAATCGCGGGAGAAGTTTCGGCATGTGCGCCTCCTCGGGGTGGGGAACCGTAGGACAGTGCGACGAGATGTGAGTGGGAGCGCTCCCACTCATCACATCGATATGACGGCGTACTGTCAATACAGTGGTCCGCCCGAGTTCACCCGGCCTCAGTACCCCGCGGTGGCGCGGAAGCGCTCCGATGCCACAGCACCCCGCCGAACTCGCCGGAGGCCGGGCCGACCGTTCCGGCAGCCCGGCGCACTGGTGCGCTTGGGGTCAGGCCCCGTAGGTGACCTGCACGTCCTTGAAGCCCAGGGAGTGCAGGAGGCCCTCCAGCATCCTGGTGGTGTTGGCCTCGGCCCTCGTGGTCAGTCCGCTCTCCTTGGCCGCATCTCCGATGTGCGAGACCGCGAGCTTCTGTACGGCGTGTTCGCTGTTGGGGTTGTCCGAGAACACGTCTCCGAGGCGGTCGAGCAGGCCGCGTTGTTTGGAGACGGCGTAGGAGTGGTCGGCGTCCAGGGCGGGCTTGCCGAGTTGCGCATGCGGGAGCCGCAGGGTGGCGGAGGTGCGGTCGTCGTTCACCGTCACGCCGTTCCCGCCGACGCTGCCGAGGTCGACGTACGCCTCCACCGTGCCGGCACCCACGTAGAGCGTGCGGGAGCCGCGTACGGCGTCCGGAAGGTACTTGGCGTCCTTCTCCAGGTCGACGACCACCTGGAAGTTCCCGGAGGCGGCGTCGAAACGGCTCATGTCCTTGATGGACTTGAGGACAGCGGGGCCCGAGCGGTCGGTCGTCTCGGTACCGAACAGATCCTTGATGCCCGGCAGTACGGCCAGCCTGATTCCGGCGAACAGCACCGCCATCACCAGTACGAAGGCAGTCAGCACCTTCGCCCAGGCGGGCATGCGTCCGGGCAGGCGCCCGAGGGGAGTCGTCATCCGATGGCCCTCCTTTCCTGTCCTTCGGATGCCCCCGAAATCCCTGACGAGACAGCTGAGTTGAGGAGCGTACGAAAAGGCAGGCGGACGCGGGGCGGCACGACGGCCGGCACGGCCCCGTCCTCCGTCCCACGGCCGAACGAGGTCAAGCGGCCCCGCGGGCGTGATGGACCGCGCACATCCGGGGAACCCTTTCTCGCGTCGCATCGCGGCCCCCGACGAAAGGACCTGGCCATGTCCGCCCGACCGACCACGCTCGATTCCAGCACCGCCCTGCCCCAGCTCTTCGAGCTTGCCCAGCAGCTCCGTGTGGACTCGGTACGCTCCAGCACGTCCGCAGGATCCGGGCACCCCACCTCCAGCCTCTCGGCGGCGGACGTGATGGCCGTGCTGCTCGCTCGCCATCTCCACTACGACTGGTCCGCACCGGACAACCCCGCAGGCGACCACCTCATCTTCTCCAAGGGCCATGCGTCGCCTCTCCTCTACGCCATGTTCAAGGCAGCCGGAGTCATCAGTGACGAGGAGCTGATGACCACGTACCGCCGGTTCGGCCACCGCCTCCAGGGCCACCCCACCCCAGTTCTGCCCTGGGTCGACGTGGCCACCGGCTCCCTGGGCCAGGGCATCGCCTACGGCGTCGGCATCGCGCTGGCGGGCCGCGACCTGGAGAAGCGGCCCTACCGGGTATGGGTGCTCTGCGGGGACAGCGAGATGAGCGAAGGTTCCGTCTGGGAGGCCCTCGACAAAGCGGGCCGGCATCAGCTGGCCAACTTCACCGCGATCGTCGACGTCAACAGGCTCGGTCAGAGCGGGCCCACCGAGCTCCAGTGGGACACGGCTGCGTACGCTCGGCGTGCCGAGGCGTTCGGCTGCCGTGCCCTCGTGGTCGACGGCCATGACCTCGAAGAGGTCGACCGGGCCCTGACCACCGCCGCCGACGGACAGGCACCCACCGTCATCGTCGCCAGGACCGTCAAGGGCCGGGGCGTCAGCGAGGTCGCCGACCAGGAGAACTGGCACGGCAAACCGCTGCCCGAGGATCTGGCCGAACGCGCCGTGGCAGAACTCGGCGGGGTACGCGACCTGCGGGTGCGCGGCCCCCGGCCCCCCGAGGCCCCCGCGGTCGCGGCCCCCGCAGCAGGCCCGGTGGAGCTGCCTCGCTACGACGTCGGGGACGAAGTCGCCACCCGGGTCGCCTTCGGCAAGGCACTGGCCGCCCTGGGCGCCCGCCCGGAAGTGGTCGCCCTGGACGCCGAGGTCGGCAACTCGACGCACGCCGAGGACTTTCAAAAGGCCCATCCGGAGCGGTACTTCCAGGTCTACATCGCCGAACAGCAGATGATCGCCACCGCCGTCGGTATGGCCGTCCGCGGCTACCGCCCCTACGCCACCACGTTCGCCGCCTTCCTCACCCGGGCGCACGACTTCATCCGGATGGCCGCCGTCTCCGGGATCACCATGGCCCTGTGCGGAACCCACAGCGGTGTGGAGATCGGCGCCGACGGCCCCTCCCAGATGGGCGTCGAGGACCTGGCGATGATGCGCGCGGTCCTCGGGTCCACCGTCCTGTACCCGTCCGACGCGACCTCGGCCGCCGCTCTGACGGCCGCGATGGCGGACATCGAAGGCATCTCGTACCTGCGCACCACGCGAGGCGCCTACCCGGTGCTGTACGCCGAGGACGAGACCTTCCCGCCGGGAGGGTCGAAGACGCTGCGCGGGGGCGGTGACGACGACCAGGTCACGCTGATCGGCGCCGGTGTCACCCTCCACGAGTGCCTGGCCGCCGCCGAGGAGCTCGCTGCCGAAGGGATCGCGGCCCGCGTCATCGACCTGTACTCGGTCAAGCCCCTCGACGCCGACGC harbors:
- a CDS encoding DUF4230 domain-containing protein — translated: MTTPLGRLPGRMPAWAKVLTAFVLVMAVLFAGIRLAVLPGIKDLFGTETTDRSGPAVLKSIKDMSRFDAASGNFQVVVDLEKDAKYLPDAVRGSRTLYVGAGTVEAYVDLGSVGGNGVTVNDDRTSATLRLPHAQLGKPALDADHSYAVSKQRGLLDRLGDVFSDNPNSEHAVQKLAVSHIGDAAKESGLTTRAEANTTRMLEGLLHSLGFKDVQVTYGA
- a CDS encoding transketolase translates to MSARPTTLDSSTALPQLFELAQQLRVDSVRSSTSAGSGHPTSSLSAADVMAVLLARHLHYDWSAPDNPAGDHLIFSKGHASPLLYAMFKAAGVISDEELMTTYRRFGHRLQGHPTPVLPWVDVATGSLGQGIAYGVGIALAGRDLEKRPYRVWVLCGDSEMSEGSVWEALDKAGRHQLANFTAIVDVNRLGQSGPTELQWDTAAYARRAEAFGCRALVVDGHDLEEVDRALTTAADGQAPTVIVARTVKGRGVSEVADQENWHGKPLPEDLAERAVAELGGVRDLRVRGPRPPEAPAVAAPAAGPVELPRYDVGDEVATRVAFGKALAALGARPEVVALDAEVGNSTHAEDFQKAHPERYFQVYIAEQQMIATAVGMAVRGYRPYATTFAAFLTRAHDFIRMAAVSGITMALCGTHSGVEIGADGPSQMGVEDLAMMRAVLGSTVLYPSDATSAAALTAAMADIEGISYLRTTRGAYPVLYAEDETFPPGGSKTLRGGGDDDQVTLIGAGVTLHECLAAAEELAAEGIAARVIDLYSVKPLDADALVHAASHTGALVVAEDHHPEGGIGEAVLSALAASGSHPAFAHLAVTGLPGSGTPGELLDAAGISRSHIADSARALVRRR
- a CDS encoding cellulose-binding domain-containing protein; this encodes MPKLLPRLLRRPWTAVVAALALVFSVLVVVPASGSAQATGCRVDYTVNEWTGGYSAQVRITHTGSALTGWRLTWTYDGDRQVTSAWNATVTQTGHAVTAVNADWNGALTDGGTVDFGLQGTWQSADSAPDDFTLNGVSCGGDGTTPPTTPPPTTPPPTTPPSAECSDAAVCEDFEDQAGPAPAGNWRFTAPDCQGTGTAAVDTEVAHSGTRSLRLDGRAGYCNHAFVAAAADLSSVGPVLHIRMWVRHTTALPAAHVTFVSMPDSSQAGKALRIGGQNGALQWNRESDDATLPAQSPVGVGLSRPLPTDSWQCVRFAVDTTAPKLDTWLNEEQVPGLHADGVPTQDVDQQWLSRTTPPRPTALRLGWESYGTGDDTLWFDDVVVGSSPVGC
- a CDS encoding S-methyl thiohydantoin desulfurase domain-containing protein, whose amino-acid sequence is MKRQLTHDDIRAAVYGGAVLGGGGGGFVERGLRTAELALQIGIPELWTADEFADDNLTATVALVGAPAAPDPQVLPTHLLRALELLRRDLPRPLVAIHTNENGAETTINGWFHSAMTGLPVIDLACNGRAHPSSVMGAMGLHQEEGYLSSQGYAGGKPYAYVEGSVSGGLEATSNVVRRASVEAGGWVGVARNPVEVGYAVRNGAPGAIGFAIELGRRFLAGGVLGAAQHLGGEIAVTGTVREYRCEQREGLDVGVAVLDDAARTTLHIVNEYMALDVAGARRASFPDLITTFDEAGQPLASADIEVGKQVSVLVAPAENLLLSRTMYMPEVYAPVEELLGIEFAPAARVLADA